The genomic DNA CGCGCGGGCGCGATTACATCGACGCGCCGGAAAGCCTGAAGGACTACAAGCTCGATCCACCCATGGCGCGCGTGCGCGTGCGCAGCGGGCCTGCCGGCGAGATGCAAACGGCGCTCTTCGGCGGGTTCGAGCCGTCGAGCAAAGAAAACGCGGGCGTGTACGTGATGCAGGAGGGGCGTCCGTCGGTGTTTGTTGTCGATGCGCACATCGTGAACGGGTTCCCGCAATCGGGCCCGGACGCGTGGCGCGAGAAGCGGCTCATTACGAAACAGGGCAGCGATATTACATCGATCAAGTATCAGGCGGGCCCGCAGCAGTTCCTGCTTGTGAAAGAAGAGGAAGGCGGGTGGAAACTGAAGGAGCCGCAGGAAGAGGCGACGGACCAGGCCGCGGTATCTCGGTTCATCGGCGACATGCTCGAGATGAAAGGCAGCTCGACGTTCGCAGAGCGAAAGCCGGATTTCGGTTTCGACGTGCCGGCAATACGAATCGGGCTGACGTACAAAGACGTCGATACGCCCGCGGAGATTCTTGTCGGCGCGGCAATGCCGAACTCGGATCGGTATTACGTCACGCAGGATTCGGGCGTGGCGACTACGCTCGATAATCTTTCCGCGGAGAAGTTGGCGAAAGCGCCGAAGGACTTCATGGCGCGCGGGCTGATGTCGTTCAAGAAGAACGCGGTGCGCGAGATGCGATTGACCTTGGACGACGTGTCGTACGTGTTCGTGCGCGGCGAGCAGGCGTGGAAAATTCTCGAGCCCGCGGGCAAGGTCTGGGAAAGCCAGGACGATATGCAGGGCCTGATCGACGTGTTTTCGAACTTCAGCGCGGAATCCGTCGACGCCGCGGCAGCGCCGGAAGACCTGTCGGTGTTCGGGCTGGATAAGCCGACGCTTACGGTGTCGGCGACGGCCCAGGAGGAAGGTGCGAGCGAGCCGGCGACGATTGGGCCGGTATCGATCGGAAAACTGTGCCCGGACGACGACCACTTGCGGTACGCAATGGTTTCGGGACGCCCGCAGGTGTACCGTGTGAAGCAATTGCCTGTGAGCGCAGTGCGGAGTGCACTGCGCGGGGTCGTGGGTCAGTAGCCGCGCAGTTTCTTGATGGGAGCAATGGGAGATATGGGAGCAATGGGAATTGTTTGGGTTACCGGGCATGTCTAAACGCAAACCATTGCTGGGCGTCATCGGCGGGAGCGGAGTATACGACTTCGCCGAGCTCGAAGACCGCCATTGGGTGAAGGTCGAGTCGCCGTTCGGCGAGCCGTCGGACGAACTCTTGTTTGGCGTGTTCGAGGGCGAACAGCTTGTATTCTTACCGCGGCACGGGCGCGGCCACCGCATCCCGCCATCGGAAATAAATTTCCGCGCAAACATCGACGCGCTCAAGCGTGCGGGCGTGACGCAGGTCCTTTCGATCAGCGCCGTGGGATCGCTGAGGGAGAACCTGCACCCCGGTGATTTCGTGATCGTCGACCAATTCATTGATCGCACCTTCGCGCGGAACAAGTCGTTTTTCGGCACGGGCATGGTCGCGCACGTATCGATGGCGCATCCTGTGTGCGGCCACCTCGGCGACTGTGTCGAGGACGCGGCGAAAGCATTGGCGGTGAAAGTCGAACGCGGCGGAACGTACATGGTCATGGAGGGTCCGCAGTTCTCGTCAATGGCGGAGTCGCACCTGTATCGTTCGTGGAACTGCGACGTGATCGGCATGACGAACATGCCGGAGGCAAAGCTCGCGCGGGAAGCGGAGATGTGCTACGCAACCGTCGCCATGGTGACGGATTACGATTGCTGGCACCCGGACCACGATCATGTGACGGTCGATCAAATCGTCAAGATTCTGCACGCCAACGCGGACAACGCGCGAGACCTCATCAAGAAACTTATTCCGGTTCTGAAGCGTCCGGGGTGCGTTTGCACGAAGGGGTGCCAGACGGCGCTCGAGTTTGCGCTTATCACCGCGCCGGATGCGCGCGATCCGCAAATACTGAAAAAGCTCGACGCCGTCGCGGGGCGCGTGATCGGGAAATGAACGCGCGCCGTGTTCGCGGCGCTACTTCGTTGTTTCCGGCTCCGCAACCGGCTCTGGGGAATCTTCGCTCGAGACGCCGGCAGACTTGTTGTCGGGCTGGGTATCGGCAGAAGCTGCGGGTTTCTCTTCGTCCGCCGGCTTGGTATCCGTAGTGGATTCATGAGTTGTCGCAATTGAATCCGCCTCCGCATCGGCGACGGCCGCTTCCCACGGGCCGCCCATGACAACTTCAAGATCGGCGGCGGCAATCTGTACGTCGCGCGCGGCGCGGGCCTTCTCGAGATCGAAGTCGAGCAGCGTTTGCGCGCTCATCAACAGGTCGAGGAAGTCCGCGTTGATGTCGCCGCTCGAATAAGTCACCTGCACGGCCTCGTAGGT from Candidatus Hydrogenedentota bacterium includes the following:
- a CDS encoding DUF4340 domain-containing protein; the encoded protein is MKMRTNIVLLAVLLALCAGYWFMVRSGEERKAAVIEAKKLFSFAPADVTSITIQREAERATTGARGEGGAWRVTAPLEVPANAMIWERVAKNIAELSNQRPVEDEPKDLAVYKLSEPRLKVTAEIKGGEKIGVRFGEMDPTQKFRYAQLGDGAVFLVSPDQFFELDRDLTWLRDVELFNEGDAGITYVEFTPMRVKPGTQGENAEVQTAISVIAEKDAAGTWSIVAPHPGTADQAMLSQLATDLQFARGRDYIDAPESLKDYKLDPPMARVRVRSGPAGEMQTALFGGFEPSSKENAGVYVMQEGRPSVFVVDAHIVNGFPQSGPDAWREKRLITKQGSDITSIKYQAGPQQFLLVKEEEGGWKLKEPQEEATDQAAVSRFIGDMLEMKGSSTFAERKPDFGFDVPAIRIGLTYKDVDTPAEILVGAAMPNSDRYYVTQDSGVATTLDNLSAEKLAKAPKDFMARGLMSFKKNAVREMRLTLDDVSYVFVRGEQAWKILEPAGKVWESQDDMQGLIDVFSNFSAESVDAAAAPEDLSVFGLDKPTLTVSATAQEEGASEPATIGPVSIGKLCPDDDHLRYAMVSGRPQVYRVKQLPVSAVRSALRGVVGQ
- a CDS encoding S-methyl-5'-thioadenosine phosphorylase — protein: MSKRKPLLGVIGGSGVYDFAELEDRHWVKVESPFGEPSDELLFGVFEGEQLVFLPRHGRGHRIPPSEINFRANIDALKRAGVTQVLSISAVGSLRENLHPGDFVIVDQFIDRTFARNKSFFGTGMVAHVSMAHPVCGHLGDCVEDAAKALAVKVERGGTYMVMEGPQFSSMAESHLYRSWNCDVIGMTNMPEAKLAREAEMCYATVAMVTDYDCWHPDHDHVTVDQIVKILHANADNARDLIKKLIPVLKRPGCVCTKGCQTALEFALITAPDARDPQILKKLDAVAGRVIGK